The following proteins are encoded in a genomic region of Blastopirellula marina:
- the phoU gene encoding phosphate signaling complex protein PhoU: MTQHWIRQIEEVRSHLLSMGTNAETQVSEATRALQDLDRERALDVISADDELDEMDVSLEEECLHSIALFQPVASDLRLIVAAMSVGHELERIGDLAVNIAGGVVRLRDAGKMPGQIVLPSCLQQANQMAMEMLRKSLDAFIAQDTTECRELIYQDRELDRLHRAIFQWLKEGIQKDPNDLDWMIEITGVSKHIERIADHVTNIAEIVIYWVEGEIVRHRQVISPTQKPEE, translated from the coding sequence CGCAGCATTGGATTCGTCAGATCGAAGAAGTTCGTTCTCATCTCTTATCGATGGGAACAAATGCAGAGACTCAGGTCAGCGAAGCAACTCGAGCGTTGCAAGACTTAGATCGCGAGCGAGCTCTCGACGTTATTTCGGCGGATGATGAACTTGATGAGATGGACGTTTCCTTGGAAGAAGAGTGTTTGCATTCGATCGCCTTGTTTCAGCCGGTTGCCTCTGATCTGCGCTTGATCGTGGCGGCGATGTCGGTCGGCCACGAGCTAGAGCGGATTGGTGACCTAGCAGTGAACATTGCCGGTGGGGTTGTTCGACTCCGGGATGCGGGCAAGATGCCAGGGCAGATTGTCCTTCCATCTTGCTTGCAACAGGCGAATCAGATGGCAATGGAGATGCTGCGGAAGAGTCTTGATGCATTCATCGCGCAAGACACGACGGAATGTCGCGAGTTGATCTATCAAGATCGCGAACTCGATCGGCTTCATCGAGCGATCTTCCAATGGCTCAAGGAAGGAATTCAAAAAGATCCGAATGACCTCGATTGGATGATCGAGATCACTGGCGTCTCAAAGCATATCGAACGGATTGCCGATCACGTTACCAATATTGCCGAAATAGTAATTTATTGGGTCGAAGGTGAGATCGTTCGTCATCGCCAGGTGATTTCCCCAACGCAGAAACCTGAAGAATGA
- a CDS encoding response regulator transcription factor, protein MAQRSILIIESARGPLQAVAQNLQQTGCQVYSAQDSRDGLQKAMEFVPDVVVLSRELNDDDALDLCRSIMRNVGGETAPAILIAPTGADLSGIDDPSHDSRLAESLALDLLAQCVKTLTFRARQTHDSQSVLECHGVRLDPRFAVAEMDGVRLELTPTEFRLLQALLSRPGHVLTRNELERATGPHGKANPSESASESASRTRRIDVHIKSIRSKLNHKSVLIETVRSVGYRFREPAWNINSTR, encoded by the coding sequence GTGGCTCAGCGTAGTATCCTCATCATCGAATCCGCGCGCGGGCCGTTACAGGCCGTCGCCCAGAATCTGCAGCAGACCGGATGTCAGGTCTACTCTGCGCAAGATTCCCGTGATGGTTTGCAAAAGGCGATGGAGTTCGTACCGGACGTCGTTGTCTTATCGCGGGAATTGAACGATGACGATGCGCTCGATTTGTGTCGCTCGATCATGCGAAACGTCGGCGGAGAGACGGCGCCTGCGATTCTTATTGCACCAACTGGCGCGGATCTGTCTGGTATCGATGATCCTTCACATGACTCGCGACTCGCCGAATCATTGGCCTTGGATCTGCTGGCCCAGTGCGTCAAAACGTTGACCTTCCGAGCCCGACAGACGCATGATTCGCAATCAGTGCTCGAATGTCATGGCGTGCGACTGGATCCTCGCTTCGCAGTTGCGGAAATGGATGGCGTACGTCTTGAACTAACGCCGACAGAGTTTCGCTTGTTACAAGCACTGCTATCACGCCCAGGCCATGTCCTGACTCGTAATGAGCTGGAAAGAGCAACCGGACCGCATGGCAAGGCGAATCCATCGGAAAGCGCGTCGGAGTCTGCCAGTCGGACGCGGCGGATCGACGTTCATATCAAATCGATCCGGAGCAAGCTGAATCATAAAAGTGTGTTGATCGAAACCGTCCGCAGTGTTGGTTATCGCTTTCGTGAGCCCGCTTGGAACATAAACTCTACTCGTTAA
- a CDS encoding sodium:solute symporter family protein → MEFLEITLPLLGLAFTSTQAWTFLFVIITFMIYLYIGWASRAQESGEFYVAGQGVPAIANGAATAADWMSAASFISMAGLISGLGSDGSFYLLGWTGGYVLLAMLLAPYLRKFGQYTVPDFVAKRYYSETARIVAAICAVFISITYVAGQMRGVGIVFARFLEVETWQGVIIGMFIVGVFAVLGGMKGITWTQVVQFFVLIAAFLIPTIALSYMLTDNPIPQVGFATGDVAEKVNKVQEDLGFAAYTQPFTNYDMMNVLLIMLALMTGTAGLPHVIVRFYTVANVRAARYSAFWALLFIALLYTSAPVLAMFARYSILETLNGAHIGEMVRDEDTGVDYYPIYQVNAEGKEQVVQWVSNWQKTDLIKIDDKNKDGILSLKNVDGNFEEVTIDKDILVLATPEIAKLSPWVIAIVATGGLAAALSTAAGLLLVISSSMAHDLYVHFVEPEASEPRRLFIARIMIIGAIIVAGYFGINPPGFIGQVVAFAFGLAAASFFPIIFLGIFDKRMNREGATAGMIIGVLFTAVYIVACRSDKILGTAEPLMTPWLAGSSWMPDGLRPEAAGAVGLILNFAVALVISRLTSAPPEDVQDLVESVRIPRGSHAPEAHFDETDAEADNP, encoded by the coding sequence ATGGAATTCTTAGAAATCACTTTGCCGTTGCTGGGGTTGGCATTCACTTCGACCCAAGCCTGGACCTTCTTGTTCGTCATCATCACCTTCATGATCTATCTGTACATCGGCTGGGCCAGCCGTGCACAGGAATCGGGCGAATTCTACGTTGCCGGTCAGGGCGTACCGGCAATTGCCAACGGTGCCGCGACTGCCGCCGACTGGATGAGCGCTGCTTCGTTCATCAGCATGGCCGGCTTAATCAGTGGCCTGGGCTCGGATGGTTCTTTCTATCTATTGGGATGGACCGGTGGTTACGTGTTGTTGGCGATGTTGTTGGCGCCGTATCTCCGCAAATTCGGTCAGTACACGGTTCCTGACTTCGTAGCGAAACGTTACTACAGCGAAACCGCTCGTATCGTCGCCGCCATCTGCGCGGTCTTTATTTCCATTACCTACGTCGCCGGTCAAATGCGCGGCGTAGGGATCGTGTTTGCTCGGTTCCTGGAAGTAGAAACCTGGCAAGGCGTGATCATCGGTATGTTCATCGTCGGCGTCTTCGCAGTACTCGGCGGGATGAAAGGGATCACGTGGACTCAGGTCGTGCAGTTCTTCGTTCTGATCGCGGCGTTCCTGATTCCAACGATCGCTCTTTCGTACATGCTGACGGACAATCCAATTCCGCAAGTTGGATTTGCAACGGGCGACGTGGCCGAGAAGGTCAACAAGGTCCAAGAAGACCTGGGGTTTGCTGCCTATACCCAACCCTTCACCAACTACGACATGATGAATGTACTTCTCATCATGTTGGCTCTAATGACTGGCACGGCAGGGCTACCGCACGTGATTGTGCGTTTCTATACGGTGGCGAATGTTCGTGCGGCTCGTTATAGCGCATTCTGGGCATTGCTGTTTATCGCGCTGCTTTACACATCAGCCCCTGTGCTGGCGATGTTTGCTCGTTACTCGATTTTGGAAACACTCAACGGTGCGCACATCGGTGAGATGGTCAGGGACGAAGATACGGGCGTCGACTATTACCCGATCTATCAAGTGAATGCTGAGGGAAAAGAGCAGGTTGTGCAGTGGGTATCCAACTGGCAAAAAACAGACCTCATCAAGATCGATGATAAGAACAAAGATGGCATCCTATCGCTGAAGAATGTCGACGGCAACTTCGAGGAAGTCACGATCGATAAGGACATTCTCGTCTTGGCTACACCTGAGATTGCCAAGCTTTCTCCCTGGGTGATCGCGATCGTGGCAACCGGCGGTCTGGCCGCTGCATTAAGCACGGCTGCTGGTTTGCTTCTCGTGATTTCCAGTTCGATGGCACACGACCTTTACGTCCACTTTGTCGAACCGGAAGCCTCTGAACCACGACGACTGTTTATTGCCCGGATCATGATTATTGGCGCGATCATTGTTGCTGGCTATTTTGGCATCAATCCGCCTGGGTTTATCGGACAGGTTGTTGCCTTTGCGTTTGGTCTTGCGGCGGCCAGCTTCTTCCCGATTATCTTCCTGGGAATCTTCGATAAACGGATGAACCGCGAAGGAGCAACTGCCGGAATGATCATCGGCGTGCTGTTCACTGCGGTCTATATCGTCGCCTGCCGGTCGGACAAGATCCTCGGAACCGCAGAGCCGCTGATGACGCCATGGCTCGCCGGTAGCAGCTGGATGCCAGATGGCCTTCGCCCGGAAGCCGCTGGTGCGGTCGGTTTAATCTTGAATTTTGCTGTCGCGTTGGTTATCAGTCGACTGACCAGTGCGCCACCAGAGGATGTACAAGATTTGGTCGAAAGCGTGCGTATTCCCCGCGGTTCGCACGCACCAGAAGCTCACTTTGATGAAACGGATGCCGAGGCGGACAATCCGTAA
- a CDS encoding DUF4212 domain-containing protein, which yields MSSTPPRDPSSARPEPKVAYWRQNLIVIGILLFIWAFVSFGCSVLWIEWLNQYKIGNLPLGFWFAQQGSMYVFLILILVYALVMDYLDRKHDVKE from the coding sequence ATGTCCTCCACGCCTCCGCGCGACCCTTCCTCTGCGCGCCCCGAGCCCAAAGTTGCCTACTGGCGGCAGAATCTGATTGTGATCGGAATTCTGCTTTTCATCTGGGCGTTCGTCTCATTTGGCTGCTCGGTTCTCTGGATTGAGTGGCTCAATCAGTACAAGATCGGCAACCTCCCGCTCGGCTTCTGGTTTGCCCAGCAAGGGTCGATGTACGTCTTCCTGATACTGATTCTGGTCTACGCCCTGGTGATGGACTATCTCGATCGCAAACATGACGTGAAGGAGTAG
- a CDS encoding formylmethanofuran dehydrogenase subunit C, giving the protein MKLRLVHDITVGLDLRGVLPTRLLGMTADEVARVTVWEGNRQVELGQLFEIVLEDERSAGMLRLIGDLSKVDNIGAGMEEGKLFIQGKVGHHAGQAMRGGSLYIHGHVGNNLAESMKGGFVKVLGNVGDRVGAPLPGEKRGMSGGSVFILGSAGNELGHRMRRGTLTVTNDCGNYAGYEMLAGTIVVGGKAGASAGLSMRRGTIVLNGNYQSDLLAGFAHACRFRPIMLPLLAKEFARQEVPEVAHLFKQPLYDLFHGDLAQMGRGEILIPV; this is encoded by the coding sequence ATGAAGCTGCGACTCGTTCACGATATCACGGTTGGACTCGATCTTCGAGGTGTCTTGCCAACGCGTCTGCTGGGAATGACCGCGGACGAAGTCGCCCGTGTCACAGTATGGGAAGGGAATCGCCAGGTTGAACTGGGCCAACTGTTCGAGATTGTCCTGGAAGATGAACGCAGCGCGGGGATGCTGCGGCTTATTGGCGACCTCTCTAAAGTCGACAACATCGGGGCTGGCATGGAAGAGGGTAAACTTTTCATCCAAGGTAAAGTCGGACATCATGCCGGCCAGGCGATGCGAGGTGGTTCGCTGTACATTCATGGCCACGTCGGTAACAACCTTGCAGAGTCCATGAAAGGTGGCTTTGTAAAAGTGCTGGGAAACGTCGGCGATCGAGTCGGTGCCCCCCTACCAGGCGAGAAGCGAGGCATGTCTGGCGGAAGCGTGTTCATATTGGGTTCGGCCGGTAACGAGTTGGGCCACCGGATGCGGCGTGGGACACTCACCGTCACCAACGATTGCGGCAACTATGCCGGTTATGAAATGCTTGCAGGGACGATCGTCGTCGGCGGTAAGGCTGGTGCGTCGGCTGGGCTCTCGATGCGACGCGGCACGATCGTGCTCAACGGCAACTATCAAAGCGATCTTCTGGCTGGTTTTGCGCACGCTTGTCGCTTCCGCCCAATTATGTTGCCACTTTTAGCCAAAGAGTTCGCCCGCCAGGAAGTCCCTGAAGTCGCACACTTGTTCAAGCAACCGTTGTACGATCTTTTCCACGGCGACCTGGCGCAAATGGGACGCGGCGAGATCTTGATTCCGGTGTGA
- a CDS encoding molybdenum cofactor guanylyltransferase: MATVPITNRAALIICGGESRRMGRAKPHLPFGDETMLARVVRIVSPAVEEVVLLTAKTQELPDLPYAYTELPDRVEQQGPAAALYEGLKCVAGWANAVVVLGCDLPLVNEATIEFLFEKLQNYEAVIPRHEGLPQPLAAVYSMQALEKLENVLYSGNQRLLSCIEPLDTFWVDPRELALVDARLGILHNVNTPDAYREALAIAGLSHPLEE; encoded by the coding sequence ATGGCTACGGTCCCCATTACAAATCGCGCGGCGTTGATTATCTGTGGGGGTGAAAGCCGCCGGATGGGTCGTGCGAAACCCCATCTTCCATTTGGTGATGAAACGATGCTGGCTCGCGTCGTGCGGATTGTTTCGCCCGCCGTGGAGGAAGTCGTTCTGTTAACCGCGAAGACGCAGGAACTTCCAGATCTTCCTTATGCCTACACCGAACTGCCAGACCGAGTCGAGCAACAAGGCCCTGCCGCAGCACTGTACGAAGGCTTGAAGTGTGTCGCCGGTTGGGCCAACGCGGTCGTCGTACTAGGATGCGATTTGCCCTTGGTTAATGAAGCAACCATCGAGTTTTTGTTCGAGAAGTTACAAAATTATGAAGCCGTGATCCCTCGCCATGAGGGACTTCCCCAGCCACTGGCCGCAGTTTACTCGATGCAGGCCCTCGAAAAGCTAGAGAATGTCCTTTATTCAGGTAACCAGCGATTATTGTCGTGCATCGAACCCCTGGACACTTTCTGGGTTGATCCGCGCGAACTCGCGCTCGTTGACGCACGTCTGGGAATATTGCACAACGTCAACACGCCAGATGCGTATCGCGAAGCACTCGCGATCGCGGGCCTATCTCATCCACTTGAGGAATGA
- a CDS encoding DinB family protein, protein MADAAQWELTKQRIAFTDKMFRDFIDGLEPELWFRMPNEGVTHIAWQVGHVTLANYGLGMLRIRGKKAEDASLVPESYSELFGRGSTPSADQSIHPSVERMIEIYKKVNDHLLTELETYTLEQLDEPSLPEHPLFKTKFDTLIFLPYHVMMHFGQMGLLRRLSGKPPLR, encoded by the coding sequence ATGGCTGACGCAGCTCAGTGGGAACTAACCAAGCAACGGATCGCCTTCACCGATAAGATGTTTCGCGACTTCATTGACGGTTTGGAACCAGAATTGTGGTTCCGCATGCCGAACGAAGGTGTCACGCACATTGCCTGGCAAGTCGGTCACGTTACGTTGGCGAACTATGGACTGGGAATGCTGCGAATTCGCGGCAAGAAAGCGGAAGACGCTTCACTCGTTCCTGAAAGTTATTCCGAACTATTCGGACGAGGTAGCACGCCGTCGGCCGATCAATCAATTCATCCATCGGTCGAACGAATGATCGAGATCTATAAGAAGGTTAATGATCATCTTCTAACCGAGTTGGAAACCTATACGCTCGAGCAACTCGACGAGCCAAGCTTGCCGGAACACCCTCTGTTCAAGACGAAGTTCGATACGCTCATTTTCCTGCCCTATCACGTGATGATGCACTTCGGTCAGATGGGGCTACTGCGTCGTCTTTCAGGCAAGCCACCACTACGCTAA
- a CDS encoding DUF1593 domain-containing protein, whose protein sequence is MRNTLVLIVAVIWSVVLGGGTFCDAAKPRLLITTDIGGDPDDQQSMVRLLLYANEFEMEGLVASASGTPGELKQAITRPDLIHEMIDAYGKVRENLAQHADGYPTADRLHKLVKSGNPRRGKPAVGEGHDTEGSRWIIKAADRLDERPLNIAIWGGQTDLAQALYRVKNDRSEADYQAFLNRIRVYDIADQDRIFDWMMTQHPGLFYVLNKSSNGNRLDAAFRGMYLEGDVDLTSRQWIERHIHQKHGPLGALFPMKTWTSPNPHGVMKEGDTPSWFFFLPNGLNIPEHPEWGGWGGRFAKDKQGIYRDALDKHDGRLSARWTVARWRPAFQNDFAARADWCVRSKEEANHPPKITCIGIAGQEVVTISSKSNQPVELSHAGSIDPDGDDLTYNWQVDHTASSSKAIIETSAAAKVIPQGEPGDEIHVILTVEDNGDPKLTSYRRIVITIE, encoded by the coding sequence ATGCGTAATACGCTTGTGTTGATCGTCGCCGTGATATGGAGTGTCGTCCTTGGTGGAGGCACTTTCTGTGATGCTGCGAAACCCCGCTTGTTGATAACCACGGATATCGGGGGTGACCCAGACGATCAGCAGTCAATGGTGCGGCTCCTGCTTTACGCCAACGAATTTGAAATGGAGGGTTTGGTTGCCTCTGCCTCCGGAACTCCGGGCGAGCTCAAACAAGCGATCACCCGACCTGACCTAATTCACGAGATGATCGATGCCTACGGCAAGGTCCGAGAAAATCTCGCGCAACACGCCGATGGCTATCCAACGGCAGACCGACTTCATAAGCTCGTCAAATCAGGTAATCCGCGACGTGGTAAGCCGGCCGTTGGCGAAGGGCACGATACCGAAGGATCGCGCTGGATCATAAAGGCCGCCGATCGTCTGGACGAGCGACCGCTAAATATCGCAATCTGGGGAGGTCAAACCGATCTTGCTCAGGCCCTCTATCGCGTCAAGAACGATCGCAGCGAAGCCGATTACCAAGCCTTCCTCAATCGCATTCGCGTTTATGATATTGCCGATCAGGATCGAATCTTCGATTGGATGATGACGCAGCACCCTGGCCTGTTCTACGTCCTCAACAAGTCGAGCAATGGAAATCGACTAGATGCGGCATTTCGGGGCATGTATCTCGAAGGAGACGTCGATCTAACGTCTCGTCAGTGGATTGAGCGTCACATCCATCAAAAGCACGGCCCTCTTGGTGCTCTCTTTCCCATGAAGACCTGGACCTCGCCTAATCCGCATGGCGTGATGAAAGAAGGGGATACACCCTCGTGGTTCTTCTTTCTTCCCAACGGTCTGAACATTCCAGAGCATCCGGAATGGGGTGGCTGGGGTGGTCGCTTCGCGAAAGACAAACAAGGCATCTACCGCGATGCGCTGGACAAACACGACGGAAGGTTATCAGCCCGCTGGACGGTTGCTCGCTGGCGTCCTGCTTTTCAGAATGATTTTGCCGCACGGGCAGATTGGTGCGTGAGATCAAAAGAGGAAGCCAATCACCCTCCGAAAATCACTTGCATTGGTATCGCGGGGCAAGAGGTCGTCACGATTTCCAGCAAGTCGAACCAACCGGTCGAACTTTCGCATGCCGGCAGCATCGATCCAGACGGAGACGACTTGACATACAATTGGCAAGTCGATCACACAGCAAGTAGCAGCAAAGCGATCATCGAGACTTCGGCCGCCGCTAAGGTGATCCCACAAGGGGAACCAGGGGACGAGATTCACGTGATTCTCACGGTTGAAGACAACGGCGATCCGAAGCTGACCTCGTATCGCCGTATTGTTATCACGATTGAGTAG
- a CDS encoding arylsulfatase, with amino-acid sequence MSLSTASVRLLLGFWFAVCLLIFTAPALADEAKRPPNIVFILADDLGYSELGSYGQEKIHTPNLDKLAQEGMRFTDFYCGNAVCAPSRCVFMTGKHGGHAYVRDNGDPGEMLPETKALGAEFPGQNPIPAEEVTIAEVLKQKGYATAAIGKWGLGHFGSTGDPNKQGFDLFYGFNCQRHAHNHYPNYLWRNREKEVQPGNDRTLKGETYSQSQFRDVAIEFIEENAEKPFFLYLPFAVPHLSIQVPDEDLEEYADMKEDDYEHHGYLKHPKPHAGYAAMISHMDRDIGMILDTIKAKGLEDNTVVLFSSDNGPTYDRLGGSDSDFFVSSANFKGLKGSLYEGGIRVPLIVRWPGKVKPGSVSDHPAAFYDLMPTFAQIAGVKTPEGIDGISLVPELLGQDQPEHDYLYWEFRAYGGQQAVRMGDWKAIRQNMMRPRQPNAGKLELYNLKDDPSESKDVAGEHPEIVAKAEAAMKKAHTPSKLFPIPMLGDPK; translated from the coding sequence ATGTCCTTGTCCACCGCTTCTGTCCGTTTACTTCTCGGATTTTGGTTCGCAGTATGTCTGCTGATCTTCACCGCCCCTGCATTGGCTGACGAAGCCAAGCGTCCGCCAAACATCGTCTTCATTCTGGCAGACGATCTCGGCTATTCCGAGTTGGGATCGTACGGGCAGGAGAAGATTCACACGCCCAATCTCGACAAGTTGGCTCAAGAGGGGATGCGGTTCACGGACTTCTATTGTGGAAACGCCGTCTGTGCCCCGTCGCGTTGCGTGTTTATGACGGGGAAGCATGGTGGCCATGCCTACGTCCGGGACAACGGCGACCCAGGAGAAATGTTGCCGGAAACGAAGGCACTAGGAGCTGAATTCCCAGGCCAGAATCCGATTCCGGCCGAGGAAGTGACCATCGCGGAAGTGCTGAAGCAGAAAGGCTATGCGACCGCTGCGATTGGTAAGTGGGGCTTGGGACACTTCGGTTCGACGGGCGATCCCAACAAGCAAGGCTTCGATCTTTTTTACGGTTTCAACTGTCAGCGTCACGCCCACAACCATTATCCCAATTACCTGTGGCGGAATCGCGAAAAAGAAGTTCAGCCAGGAAACGATCGGACCCTCAAGGGCGAGACCTACTCGCAGTCGCAATTTCGTGACGTGGCGATTGAGTTCATTGAAGAGAACGCCGAAAAGCCGTTCTTCCTTTACCTTCCGTTTGCAGTTCCGCATCTTTCGATTCAGGTGCCCGACGAAGATCTGGAAGAATATGCTGACATGAAGGAAGACGATTACGAGCACCATGGTTACTTGAAGCACCCGAAACCGCACGCCGGCTACGCAGCGATGATCAGCCACATGGACCGAGACATCGGCATGATCCTGGATACGATCAAAGCCAAAGGATTGGAAGACAACACGGTGGTGCTCTTCAGTTCGGACAACGGGCCAACCTACGATCGCCTCGGTGGAAGTGATTCCGACTTCTTCGTCTCCTCTGCCAATTTCAAAGGTCTGAAAGGAAGCCTGTACGAAGGTGGTATCCGTGTGCCGCTGATCGTGCGTTGGCCAGGCAAAGTGAAACCAGGCAGCGTATCGGATCATCCAGCCGCGTTCTACGACTTGATGCCAACCTTCGCTCAGATCGCTGGTGTGAAAACCCCAGAAGGAATCGACGGAATTAGTCTCGTGCCGGAACTGTTGGGGCAAGACCAGCCAGAACATGACTACTTGTATTGGGAGTTCCGAGCATACGGCGGTCAACAAGCGGTTCGTATGGGGGATTGGAAAGCGATCCGCCAAAACATGATGAGACCACGTCAGCCCAACGCGGGCAAATTGGAGCTTTACAACCTGAAAGACGATCCTAGTGAATCGAAGGACGTTGCAGGTGAGCATCCTGAAATCGTCGCCAAGGCAGAAGCCGCCATGAAAAAGGCTCACACGCCCTCGAAGCTGTTTCCAATTCCGATGTTAGGTGATCCGAAGTAA
- a CDS encoding histidine triad nucleotide-binding protein, which yields MSDKTIFKRIIDKEIPADVVYEDDLCLAFKDIAPKAPTHVLIIPKKEIATVDDIADEDAALIGHMWIVIRNLARDLGLEEGYRVIVNCKEAGGQEVPHLHYHLLGGRKMTWPPG from the coding sequence ATGTCCGATAAGACAATTTTCAAACGCATCATCGATAAAGAGATCCCGGCGGATGTCGTCTACGAAGACGACCTTTGTCTGGCATTTAAAGACATTGCCCCGAAAGCTCCAACGCACGTGCTGATCATCCCTAAAAAGGAGATCGCGACGGTCGACGACATCGCCGATGAAGACGCGGCCCTGATCGGTCACATGTGGATTGTCATTCGCAACCTAGCGCGAGACCTGGGCCTGGAAGAAGGCTACCGTGTGATCGTCAATTGCAAAGAAGCAGGCGGGCAGGAAGTGCCGCACCTGCATTATCACTTGCTGGGTGGCCGCAAGATGACTTGGCCGCCGGGCTAG